In a single window of the Methylococcus sp. Mc7 genome:
- a CDS encoding Rieske 2Fe-2S domain-containing protein: MFTKACDESELKEGKYEVVAVNRTLMLVVWPTGARPRAFQGMCPHAREPLADARFDGKTLTCAHHDWEFDSNGACIKGKHCTLAEYPLKIENGEVLIDTDGVSANYLRDES, translated from the coding sequence ATGTTCACCAAAGCCTGTGACGAAAGCGAACTGAAGGAGGGCAAGTACGAGGTGGTGGCGGTCAACCGCACCCTGATGCTGGTGGTATGGCCGACCGGCGCCCGGCCTCGCGCCTTCCAGGGAATGTGCCCCCATGCCCGCGAACCGCTGGCGGATGCCCGTTTCGACGGCAAAACCCTGACCTGCGCGCACCACGATTGGGAGTTCGACAGCAACGGCGCCTGCATCAAGGGCAAGCACTGCACCCTGGCCGAATATCCGCTGAAGATCGAAAACGGCGAAGTCCTGATCGATACCGACGGGGTTTCCGCCAATTATTTGAGAGACGAAAGCTAG
- the nifN gene encoding nitrogenase iron-molybdenum cofactor biosynthesis protein NifN, with product MAKVTHSQKSCTVNPLKMSQPIGSALAFMGLKNCMPLFHGSQGCTSFGLVLFVRHFKEAIPLQTTAMSEVATVLGGLENVEQAIITIANRQKPAIIGISSTGVTETKGDDVDGYLKLIREKHPELDHIKLVYVSTPDFKDAFQDGWAKTVTRMVEQLVEPVPADAARDPAKVNLLPGAHVTPGDLDELRDLIEAFGLEPVILPDLSGSLDGHVPDDFTPTTIGGISLEEIAGMGHSRHTIAVGEQMRPAAEAMEKKTGVPYTLFDRLTGLEANDEFITLLAGLSGRPVPNKIKRQRSQLVDAMLDGHFHFGGKRIAIGAEPDLLWTLSGWFREMGAEVAAAVTTTQSPLLERIATDEVLLGDLEDLEKRAAGCDLLVTHSHGRQAAERLAIPFYRIGIPMFDRLGAAHQTIVGYRGTRDLIFEIGNMFIASGHEPTPETWSLPEETGHVGEKALAAH from the coding sequence ATGGCCAAGGTCACTCATTCGCAGAAGTCCTGCACCGTCAATCCGCTGAAGATGAGCCAGCCGATCGGCAGCGCGCTGGCCTTCATGGGGCTGAAGAACTGCATGCCGCTGTTCCACGGCTCGCAGGGCTGCACCTCGTTCGGCCTGGTGCTGTTCGTGCGCCATTTCAAGGAAGCCATCCCGCTGCAGACCACCGCCATGAGCGAGGTCGCCACCGTGCTGGGCGGGCTGGAGAACGTGGAGCAGGCGATCATCACCATCGCCAACCGGCAGAAGCCTGCGATCATCGGCATCTCCTCCACCGGCGTGACCGAGACCAAGGGCGACGACGTCGACGGCTACCTCAAGCTGATCCGGGAAAAGCACCCCGAGCTGGATCATATCAAACTGGTGTACGTCTCCACGCCGGATTTCAAGGACGCGTTCCAGGACGGTTGGGCCAAGACCGTGACCCGGATGGTCGAGCAACTGGTCGAGCCGGTGCCGGCCGATGCCGCGCGCGATCCGGCCAAGGTCAACCTGCTGCCGGGCGCCCACGTGACGCCGGGCGATCTGGACGAACTGCGCGACCTGATCGAAGCCTTTGGCCTGGAGCCGGTGATCCTGCCCGATCTTTCGGGTTCGCTGGACGGCCACGTGCCCGACGATTTCACCCCGACCACCATCGGCGGCATCTCGCTGGAAGAGATCGCCGGCATGGGGCACTCGCGCCACACCATCGCGGTGGGCGAGCAGATGCGGCCTGCCGCCGAGGCGATGGAGAAGAAGACCGGCGTCCCGTACACCCTGTTCGACCGGCTCACGGGGCTGGAGGCCAACGACGAATTCATCACCCTGCTGGCGGGTTTGAGCGGCCGGCCGGTGCCGAACAAGATCAAGCGCCAGCGCAGCCAGTTGGTGGACGCCATGCTGGACGGGCATTTCCATTTCGGCGGCAAGCGCATCGCCATCGGCGCCGAGCCGGACCTGTTGTGGACGCTGAGCGGCTGGTTCCGCGAAATGGGCGCCGAGGTCGCGGCCGCGGTGACCACCACCCAATCGCCGCTGCTGGAACGTATCGCGACCGACGAGGTGCTGCTCGGTGACCTGGAAGACCTGGAAAAGCGCGCCGCCGGCTGCGATCTCCTGGTCACGCATTCCCACGGCCGGCAGGCGGCGGAACGGCTGGCGATCCCCTTCTACCGCATCGGCATCCCGATGTTCGACCGGCTGGGCGCGGCGCACCAGACCATCGTCGGCTACCGGGGCACCCGTGATCTCATCTTCGAGATCGGCAACATGTTCATCGCCAGCGGCCACGAGCCCACCCCTGAAACCTGGTCTCTTCCGGAGGAAACGGGACATGTTGGCGAGAAGGCGCTTGCGGCTCATTAA
- the nifE gene encoding nitrogenase iron-molybdenum cofactor biosynthesis protein NifE codes for MSSLSSKIQDVFNEPGCGKNQGKSEKERKKGCTKQLQPGGAAGGCAFDGAKIALQPITDVAHLVHGPIACEGNSWDNRGSKSSGSNLWRTGFTTDINETDVVFGGEKRLYKSVKEIIEKYDPPAVFVYQTCVPAMIGDDIDAVCKAASKKFGKPVIPVNSPGFVGPKNLGNKLAGEAILDHVIGTEEPEYTTPYDINIIGEYNLSGELWQVKPLLDELGIRILCCISGDAKYHDVACSHRAKAAMMVCSKSMINIARKMEERYGIPFFEGSFYGIEDTSDALREISQLLIERGAPAELMERTEALIAREEARAWAGIEPYKQRLAGKKVLLITGGVKSWSVVAALQEAGLELVGTSVKKSTKEDKERIKELMGEDAHMIDDMSPREMYKMLKEAKADIMLSGGRSQFVALKAKMPWLDINQERHHAYMGYVGMVELVKEIDKALSNPVWEQVRKRAPWEETTWEERADAAIAAEAAALAADPELARAQRRSARICKCKAVDRGTIEDAILEHGLDSVEAVTERTHAGSGCTGCTGTIAGILDSIEDWRPGSINEPAKQAA; via the coding sequence ATGAGCAGCTTATCGAGCAAGATTCAGGACGTTTTCAACGAGCCCGGTTGCGGCAAGAACCAGGGCAAGTCCGAGAAGGAGCGCAAGAAGGGCTGCACCAAGCAACTCCAGCCCGGCGGGGCGGCCGGCGGTTGCGCCTTCGACGGCGCCAAGATCGCGCTGCAGCCGATCACCGACGTGGCCCATCTGGTGCACGGCCCCATCGCCTGCGAGGGCAACTCCTGGGACAACCGCGGCTCCAAATCATCCGGTTCCAATCTGTGGCGCACCGGATTCACCACCGACATCAACGAAACCGACGTGGTGTTCGGCGGCGAGAAGCGGCTGTACAAGTCGGTGAAGGAAATCATCGAAAAATACGATCCGCCCGCGGTCTTCGTCTACCAGACCTGCGTGCCGGCGATGATCGGCGACGACATCGACGCGGTCTGCAAGGCGGCTTCCAAGAAATTCGGCAAGCCGGTGATCCCGGTCAATTCGCCCGGCTTCGTCGGTCCCAAGAACCTCGGCAACAAGCTGGCCGGGGAGGCGATCCTCGACCACGTCATCGGCACCGAGGAGCCCGAATACACCACGCCCTACGACATCAACATCATCGGCGAATACAACCTGTCCGGCGAGCTGTGGCAGGTCAAGCCGCTGCTGGACGAGCTGGGCATCCGCATCCTGTGCTGCATCTCGGGCGACGCCAAATACCACGACGTGGCCTGTTCGCATCGCGCCAAGGCGGCGATGATGGTCTGCTCCAAGTCCATGATCAACATCGCCCGCAAGATGGAGGAGCGCTACGGCATTCCCTTCTTCGAGGGCTCGTTCTACGGCATCGAGGACACCAGCGACGCGCTGCGGGAGATCTCCCAGCTCCTGATCGAGCGCGGCGCGCCGGCCGAGCTGATGGAGCGCACCGAGGCCTTGATCGCCCGCGAAGAAGCGCGCGCCTGGGCCGGCATCGAACCTTACAAGCAGCGCCTGGCGGGCAAGAAGGTGCTGCTCATCACCGGCGGCGTGAAATCCTGGTCGGTGGTCGCCGCGCTGCAGGAGGCGGGGCTCGAACTGGTCGGCACCAGCGTCAAGAAATCGACCAAGGAAGACAAGGAGCGCATCAAGGAACTCATGGGCGAGGACGCGCACATGATCGACGACATGAGCCCGCGCGAGATGTACAAGATGCTGAAGGAGGCCAAGGCCGACATCATGCTGTCCGGCGGGCGCTCCCAATTCGTGGCGCTCAAGGCCAAGATGCCCTGGCTGGACATCAACCAGGAACGCCATCATGCCTACATGGGTTATGTGGGCATGGTCGAACTGGTCAAGGAAATCGACAAGGCCCTGTCCAATCCGGTCTGGGAGCAGGTGAGGAAGCGCGCGCCCTGGGAGGAAACCACCTGGGAGGAGCGGGCCGATGCGGCCATCGCCGCCGAGGCCGCCGCCCTGGCCGCCGATCCGGAGCTGGCCAGGGCGCAGCGCCGTTCCGCCCGCATCTGCAAGTGCAAGGCGGTGGATCGCGGCACGATCGAGGACGCCATCCTCGAACACGGGCTGGACAGCGTCGAGGCGGTCACCGAGCGGACCCATGCCGGTAGCGGCTGCACCGGTTGCACGGGTACCATCGCCGGCATCCTCGACAGCATCGAAGACTGGCGGCCGGGCTCGATAAACGAACCGGCGAAACAGGCGGCGTGA
- a CDS encoding GNAT family N-acetyltransferase: MRIELLDRHHRRDGFDCGHAALNDFLRLQAGQLQRRGFGKTYVALAENSFDVIGFVTVSVGQVAAQALPAGLKLPRHPAPILRIGRLAVDRREQGKGYGQDLLAFALHLALEFSTQVGLYAVVVDAKGEETAGFYRRLGFVPTLDEALCLFLPLSSLAKTKTPRGLASGAGSEEKSAK; this comes from the coding sequence TTGCGCATCGAATTGCTCGATCGGCATCATCGCCGCGACGGTTTCGACTGCGGCCATGCCGCGCTCAACGATTTCCTCCGCCTGCAAGCGGGCCAACTGCAACGTCGAGGGTTCGGGAAGACCTATGTCGCGCTGGCCGAAAACAGCTTCGATGTCATCGGATTTGTCACGGTAAGCGTGGGACAAGTGGCCGCGCAGGCCCTGCCTGCCGGCCTGAAGCTACCCCGTCATCCCGCCCCCATCCTGCGGATCGGACGTCTCGCCGTCGATCGAAGGGAACAGGGCAAAGGGTATGGCCAGGACTTGCTGGCCTTTGCCTTGCATCTGGCATTGGAGTTTTCGACTCAAGTCGGCTTGTATGCCGTAGTGGTGGACGCCAAAGGCGAGGAGACGGCGGGGTTTTATCGGCGGCTGGGTTTCGTCCCGACGCTGGACGAAGCCTTGTGCCTGTTTCTGCCTTTGTCTTCGCTGGCGAAAACGAAAACGCCGCGGGGCCTCGCCTCCGGCGCGGGCAGTGAGGAAAAATCGGCGAAGTGA
- the nifK gene encoding nitrogenase molybdenum-iron protein subunit beta: MSQNAEKVLDHFNLFREPEYTNLFENKRKEFEFMPPDAQVEEVREWVKTEEYKEKNFAREALVVNPAKACQPLGAVFAAVGFEGTIPFVHGSQGCVAYYRSHFSRHFKEPTSCVSSSMTEDAAVFGGLNNMIDGLANTYNMYKPKMIAVSTTCMAEVIGDDLNAFIKTSKEKGSIPAEFDVPFAHTPAFVGSHITGYDNVMKGILQHFWDGKAGTVEPLVRQPNESINFLGGFDGYTVGNLREIKRIFGLFGIDYTIIGDNSDVWDTPTDGEFRMYDGGTTLEQAANALHAKATISMQEFCTEKTLPFIAEHGQEVVALNHPIGVKGTDKFLMEISRLTGKPIPAELEKERGRLVDAIADSTAHIHGQKFAIYGDPDLCYGLAEFLLELGAEPTHVLATNGGKAWEKKMQALFDSSPFGKNCKVYPGRDLWHMRSLLFTDPVDFLIGNTYGKYLERDTGTPLIRIGFPIFDRHHKHRYPVWGYQGGLNVLVWILDRMFEAIDANTNIPAKTDYSFDIIR, encoded by the coding sequence ATGAGTCAGAATGCAGAGAAGGTTCTCGATCATTTCAACCTGTTCCGCGAGCCGGAATATACGAACCTGTTCGAGAACAAGAGAAAAGAGTTTGAATTCATGCCTCCCGACGCACAGGTCGAGGAGGTGCGGGAATGGGTCAAGACCGAGGAATACAAGGAAAAGAACTTCGCCCGTGAAGCGCTGGTCGTCAACCCCGCCAAGGCCTGCCAGCCGCTGGGCGCCGTCTTCGCGGCCGTCGGTTTCGAAGGCACCATTCCCTTCGTTCATGGCTCGCAGGGTTGTGTGGCTTACTACCGCTCGCACTTCAGCCGCCACTTCAAGGAGCCGACCTCCTGTGTGTCTTCGTCCATGACGGAAGACGCGGCGGTGTTCGGCGGCCTGAACAACATGATCGACGGTCTGGCCAACACCTACAACATGTACAAGCCGAAGATGATCGCGGTTTCCACCACCTGCATGGCGGAAGTGATCGGCGACGACTTGAACGCCTTCATCAAGACCTCGAAGGAGAAGGGCAGCATTCCGGCCGAGTTCGATGTTCCGTTCGCCCATACCCCGGCCTTCGTCGGCAGCCACATCACCGGCTACGACAACGTCATGAAGGGCATCCTGCAGCACTTCTGGGACGGCAAGGCCGGCACCGTCGAGCCGCTGGTGCGCCAGCCCAACGAGTCGATCAACTTCCTCGGCGGCTTCGACGGCTACACCGTGGGCAACCTGCGCGAGATCAAGCGCATCTTCGGCTTGTTCGGCATCGATTACACCATCATCGGCGACAACAGCGATGTGTGGGATACCCCGACCGACGGCGAGTTCCGCATGTACGACGGCGGCACGACCCTGGAGCAGGCGGCCAACGCCCTGCACGCCAAGGCCACCATCTCGATGCAGGAATTCTGCACGGAGAAAACCCTGCCGTTCATCGCCGAGCATGGCCAGGAAGTCGTCGCTCTGAATCACCCGATCGGCGTGAAGGGCACCGACAAGTTCCTGATGGAAATCTCGCGCCTGACCGGCAAGCCGATCCCGGCCGAGCTGGAGAAGGAGCGCGGCCGCCTGGTCGACGCCATCGCCGACTCCACCGCCCACATCCACGGTCAGAAGTTCGCCATCTACGGCGATCCCGACCTGTGCTACGGCCTGGCGGAGTTCCTGCTGGAACTGGGCGCGGAACCGACCCACGTCCTCGCCACCAATGGCGGCAAGGCTTGGGAAAAGAAGATGCAGGCGCTGTTCGATTCCTCGCCGTTCGGCAAGAACTGCAAGGTCTACCCGGGCCGCGACCTGTGGCACATGCGTTCGCTCCTGTTCACCGACCCGGTCGATTTCCTGATCGGCAACACCTACGGCAAATACCTGGAACGCGACACCGGCACGCCGCTGATCCGCATCGGCTTCCCGATCTTCGATCGTCACCACAAGCACCGCTACCCGGTGTGGGGCTATCAAGGCGGCCTGAATGTACTGGTCTGGATCCTCGATCGCATGTTCGAAGCGATCGATGCCAACACCAACATCCCCGCCAAAACCGACTACAGCTTCGACATCATTCGCTGA
- a CDS encoding NifX-associated nitrogen fixation protein has translation MVEAAKVMAETPASPMESAFIKELVKQWRAQDSYGTWEGKSDEQLLDPYILDKAKRAEIPIIGDPDPETLWRLELFYNAVGLSIERATKVMVTPMMKMSHEGFGRMVLIAGRLIVVNKQLRDVHRFGFPSMEKLAEEGEKLVNAGVEMITRYPDVANYS, from the coding sequence ATGGTTGAAGCAGCCAAAGTCATGGCGGAAACCCCCGCCTCGCCGATGGAGTCGGCGTTCATCAAGGAACTGGTCAAACAGTGGCGGGCCCAGGATTCCTACGGGACCTGGGAAGGTAAGAGCGACGAGCAACTGCTCGACCCGTACATCCTCGACAAGGCCAAGCGCGCCGAAATCCCCATCATCGGCGATCCCGATCCGGAGACCCTGTGGCGGCTGGAGCTGTTCTACAACGCCGTGGGCCTGTCGATCGAGCGCGCCACCAAGGTCATGGTCACGCCGATGATGAAGATGTCCCACGAGGGTTTCGGCCGCATGGTTCTGATCGCCGGCCGGTTGATCGTGGTCAACAAGCAGTTGCGCGACGTGCACCGCTTCGGCTTCCCTTCCATGGAGAAGCTGGCCGAGGAAGGCGAGAAGCTGGTGAACGCCGGGGTGGAGATGATCACCCGCTATCCCGATGTGGCGAACTACAGCTGA
- the fdxB gene encoding ferredoxin III, nif-specific, which yields MSEFSVTLPSGKVWVPKFVGEINQDKCIGCGRCYKVCGREVLEMVGINEDGEAVAISADEDDDDDEYDKKVMSIANVDNCIGCESCAKICPKQCYTHVPLAA from the coding sequence ATGAGTGAATTTTCCGTTACCCTCCCCAGCGGGAAAGTCTGGGTGCCGAAGTTCGTCGGCGAGATCAACCAGGACAAGTGCATCGGCTGCGGGCGCTGCTACAAGGTCTGCGGACGCGAGGTGCTGGAGATGGTCGGCATCAACGAAGACGGCGAAGCGGTGGCCATCAGTGCCGACGAGGACGATGACGACGACGAGTACGACAAGAAGGTGATGTCGATCGCCAACGTCGACAACTGCATAGGCTGCGAGTCCTGCGCCAAGATCTGCCCCAAGCAGTGCTACACTCACGTGCCCCTGGCGGCTTGA
- a CDS encoding CCE_0567 family metalloprotein, which produces MSDEAEELKAKLKKLNAQATALKMDLHDLAEDLPTGWPKIMEVAEKTYEAYRQLDEFRKSTAS; this is translated from the coding sequence ATGAGCGATGAAGCAGAAGAACTGAAGGCGAAGCTGAAAAAGCTCAACGCCCAGGCGACGGCGCTGAAGATGGACTTGCACGATCTGGCCGAAGACCTGCCCACCGGCTGGCCGAAGATCATGGAAGTCGCCGAAAAGACCTATGAGGCATACCGCCAGCTCGACGAGTTCCGCAAGAGCACGGCCAGTTAG
- the nifX gene encoding nitrogen fixation protein NifX, which produces MKVAFATQDLKRVDAHFGWAKNIAIYELSTEGGEFIEAIQFEGDLQEDGNEDKLAPKLEAIKDCAILYVAAIGGSGAARVVAQGIHPIKVPQPEPIAELLDKLRDVLRGNPPPWLRKVLAKENKGQERSFDFEDDEEVQHG; this is translated from the coding sequence ATGAAAGTCGCATTCGCTACCCAGGATCTCAAGCGCGTCGACGCCCATTTCGGCTGGGCCAAGAACATCGCCATCTACGAACTCTCGACCGAGGGTGGCGAGTTCATCGAGGCGATCCAGTTCGAGGGCGATCTGCAGGAGGACGGCAACGAGGACAAGCTGGCGCCCAAGCTGGAGGCCATCAAGGACTGCGCCATTCTCTACGTGGCCGCCATCGGCGGTTCCGGAGCGGCGCGGGTCGTGGCCCAGGGCATCCATCCCATCAAGGTGCCCCAGCCGGAACCGATCGCCGAGCTGCTGGACAAGCTGCGCGACGTCCTGAGGGGTAACCCGCCGCCCTGGCTGCGCAAGGTGCTGGCGAAGGAAAACAAGGGTCAGGAACGTTCATTCGATTTTGAAGACGACGAAGAGGTGCAACATGGTTGA
- a CDS encoding 2Fe-2S iron-sulfur cluster-binding protein encodes MANVTFSSPLLPKDVTVYAVAGDTHTLLKVAQKNKIPLPFECEDGNCGSCVMEVVSLSDKPFMAQDLTEKERATLLAAGKLSKAEIEEAVVNDKPPRYRLACQYIVRDEDILVRFSGEPGVV; translated from the coding sequence ATGGCTAACGTGACTTTTTCCTCCCCGCTCTTGCCGAAGGACGTCACCGTCTACGCGGTGGCCGGCGACACCCACACCCTCCTGAAAGTGGCTCAGAAAAACAAGATCCCGCTGCCCTTCGAGTGCGAGGACGGCAACTGCGGTTCCTGCGTGATGGAAGTGGTGTCGCTGTCGGACAAGCCCTTCATGGCGCAGGATCTCACCGAGAAGGAACGTGCGACCCTGCTGGCGGCGGGAAAGCTCTCCAAGGCGGAGATCGAAGAAGCGGTTGTCAACGACAAGCCGCCGCGCTATCGCCTGGCCTGCCAGTACATCGTCCGCGACGAGGACATCCTGGTCAGATTCAGCGGCGAGCCCGGCGTCGTCTGA
- the nifD gene encoding nitrogenase molybdenum-iron protein alpha chain produces MSLTVEQVKQRNKDLIKEVLEVYPDKTAKRRAKHLGTFEEGKPDCGVKSNIKSIPGVMTIRGCAYAGSKGVVWGPIKDMIHISHGPVGCGQYSWASRRNYYIGTTGIDTFVTMQFTSDFQEKDIVFGGDKKLEKIIDEIEELFPLNHGITVQSECPIGLIGDDIEAVSKKKSKEYEGKTIVPVRCEGFRGVSQSLGHHIANDAVRDWVFDKAGDKHPEFQTTPYDVAIIGDYNIGGDAWSSRILLEEMGLRVIAQWSGDGSLAELENTPKAKLNVLHCYRSMNYISRHLEEKYGVPWVEYNFFGPTKIAESLRKIASFFDDSIKEKAEAVIAKYQPLMQAVIDKYRPRLEGKKVMLYVGGLRPRHVIGAYEDLGMEIVGTGYEFGHNDDYQRTTHYVKDGTLIYDDVTGYEFEKFVESVQPDLVGSGIKEKYVFQKMGVPFRQMHSWDYSGPYHGYDGFAIFARDMDMAINNPVWGLTKAPWKSAA; encoded by the coding sequence ATGAGCCTCACAGTTGAGCAAGTCAAACAGAGAAACAAGGACCTCATCAAAGAGGTGCTTGAGGTTTATCCCGACAAGACGGCCAAGCGCCGTGCCAAGCACCTTGGCACCTTCGAAGAAGGCAAGCCCGACTGCGGGGTCAAATCCAACATCAAGTCGATCCCCGGCGTCATGACCATCCGCGGCTGCGCCTACGCGGGTTCCAAGGGTGTGGTCTGGGGGCCCATCAAGGACATGATCCACATCAGCCACGGTCCCGTCGGCTGCGGCCAGTATTCCTGGGCGTCGCGCCGCAACTACTACATCGGCACCACCGGCATCGACACCTTCGTCACCATGCAGTTCACCTCCGACTTCCAGGAGAAGGACATCGTCTTCGGCGGCGACAAGAAGCTGGAGAAGATCATCGACGAAATCGAAGAGCTGTTCCCGCTGAACCACGGCATCACCGTCCAGTCCGAATGCCCGATCGGCCTCATCGGCGACGACATCGAAGCCGTGTCCAAGAAGAAATCGAAGGAATACGAAGGCAAGACCATCGTTCCCGTCCGTTGCGAAGGTTTCCGCGGCGTCTCCCAGTCGCTGGGCCATCACATCGCCAACGACGCGGTCCGCGACTGGGTGTTCGACAAGGCGGGCGACAAGCACCCCGAGTTCCAGACTACTCCCTATGACGTCGCCATCATCGGCGACTACAACATCGGCGGCGACGCCTGGTCTTCCCGCATCCTACTGGAAGAAATGGGGCTGCGCGTGATCGCCCAGTGGTCCGGCGACGGCTCGCTGGCCGAGCTGGAAAATACCCCGAAGGCCAAGCTGAACGTGCTGCACTGCTACCGTTCGATGAACTACATCTCGCGCCACCTGGAAGAGAAGTACGGTGTGCCTTGGGTGGAGTACAACTTCTTCGGTCCCACCAAGATCGCCGAATCGCTGCGGAAGATCGCCAGCTTCTTCGACGACAGCATCAAGGAAAAGGCCGAAGCCGTCATCGCCAAGTACCAGCCTCTCATGCAGGCGGTGATCGACAAGTACCGTCCGCGTCTGGAAGGCAAGAAGGTCATGCTGTACGTGGGCGGCCTGCGTCCCCGTCACGTGATCGGCGCCTATGAAGATCTGGGCATGGAAATCGTCGGCACCGGCTACGAGTTCGGCCACAACGACGACTATCAGCGCACCACGCACTACGTCAAGGACGGCACGCTGATCTACGACGACGTGACCGGCTACGAGTTCGAGAAGTTCGTCGAATCCGTGCAGCCTGACCTGGTCGGTTCCGGCATCAAGGAAAAGTACGTGTTCCAGAAGATGGGCGTACCGTTCCGGCAGATGCATTCCTGGGACTATTCCGGCCCTTACCACGGTTATGACGGCTTCGCCATTTTCGCCAGGGACATGGACATGGCCATCAATAACCCGGTCTGGGGTTTGACCAAGGCCCCGTGGAAGAGCGCTGCCTAA
- a CDS encoding response regulator, whose product MQIGVDTERAVDDRRVFVVDDDEITSAALQFMLHDEIETHELSSLEAAYAKAVDWKPAVLLLGLGVVRSRGIGVLEEIRARLEDIKIIVVADAATDPLAQECLKQGANSLLAKPLTIEKARQKVDMQLGRKVKLAIPVVVT is encoded by the coding sequence ATGCAAATAGGCGTCGATACTGAAAGAGCGGTGGACGACAGGCGGGTCTTCGTCGTCGACGACGACGAGATCACCAGCGCCGCCTTGCAGTTCATGCTGCACGACGAAATCGAGACCCATGAGCTGAGCAGCCTCGAAGCCGCCTATGCCAAGGCGGTGGACTGGAAGCCTGCGGTATTGCTGCTGGGGCTGGGCGTGGTCAGGAGCCGCGGCATCGGCGTACTGGAAGAAATCCGCGCGCGGCTGGAGGACATCAAGATCATCGTGGTGGCCGATGCCGCCACCGATCCCTTGGCGCAGGAATGCCTCAAGCAGGGTGCGAACTCCCTGCTTGCGAAACCCCTCACCATCGAAAAGGCTCGCCAGAAGGTGGACATGCAACTGGGCCGCAAGGTCAAGCTTGCCATCCCGGTCGTCGTCACCTGA
- the nifH gene encoding nitrogenase iron protein, with protein MSSLRQIAFYGKGGIGKSTTSQNTLAALAEMGQKILIVGCDPKADSTRLILHAKAQDTILSLAADAGSVEDLELEDVMKVGFRDIRCVESGGPEPGVGCAGRGVITSINFLEEEGAYDGIDYVSYDVLGDVVCGGFAMPIRENKAQEIYIVMSGEMMAMYAANNISKGILKYANSGGVRLGGLVCNERKTDKELELAESLAKKLGTKLIYFVPRDNIVQHAELRRMTVIEYAPDSQQAQHYRNLAEKVHNNSGQGIIPTPITMDELEDLLMEHGVMAQVDESQVGKTAAELAA; from the coding sequence ATGTCAAGTCTGAGACAAATCGCGTTCTACGGCAAAGGCGGTATCGGCAAGTCCACCACCTCCCAGAACACCCTGGCTGCTCTGGCCGAGATGGGCCAGAAGATCCTCATCGTCGGCTGCGACCCGAAGGCCGACTCCACCCGTCTGATCCTGCACGCAAAGGCCCAGGACACCATCCTGTCCCTGGCCGCCGATGCCGGCAGCGTCGAGGACCTGGAGCTGGAAGACGTCATGAAGGTCGGCTTCCGCGACATCCGTTGCGTGGAATCCGGCGGTCCGGAACCGGGCGTCGGCTGCGCCGGCCGCGGCGTGATCACCTCGATCAACTTCCTGGAAGAGGAAGGCGCTTATGACGGCATCGACTACGTCTCCTACGACGTGCTCGGCGACGTGGTCTGCGGCGGTTTCGCCATGCCCATCCGTGAGAACAAGGCACAGGAAATCTACATCGTCATGTCCGGCGAAATGATGGCCATGTACGCGGCCAACAACATCTCCAAGGGCATTCTGAAGTACGCCAACTCCGGCGGTGTGCGTCTGGGCGGGCTGGTCTGCAACGAGCGCAAGACCGACAAGGAGCTGGAGCTGGCCGAGTCGCTGGCCAAGAAGCTCGGCACCAAGCTGATCTACTTCGTGCCGCGCGACAACATCGTGCAGCACGCGGAGCTCCGCCGCATGACCGTGATCGAGTATGCCCCGGATTCCCAGCAGGCCCAGCACTACCGCAACCTGGCCGAGAAGGTCCATAACAACTCGGGCCAGGGCATCATCCCGACCCCGATCACCATGGACGAGCTGGAAGACCTGTTGATGGAGCACGGCGTGATGGCTCAGGTCGACGAGTCGCAGGTCGGCAAGACCGCAGCCGAGCTGGCAGCGTAA
- a CDS encoding DUF1778 domain-containing protein → MTTESARISLRTSLEAKALIERAAAMMGTTVSGFMLQNAYEAARRIVADNDTLLLSQQAFEAFVTACENPEEPNEALRALMARR, encoded by the coding sequence ATGACCACCGAATCCGCCCGCATCAGCCTCCGCACCAGCCTCGAGGCGAAAGCCCTGATCGAGCGCGCCGCCGCGATGATGGGCACCACCGTGTCCGGCTTCATGCTGCAGAACGCCTACGAGGCCGCGCGCCGGATCGTGGCAGACAACGATACGCTGCTGCTTTCCCAGCAGGCGTTCGAGGCTTTCGTCACCGCTTGCGAAAATCCCGAGGAACCGAACGAGGCACTGCGCGCCCTGATGGCACGGCGCTGA